ATTTAGTATTCCTCCTTTCAGCAGTGCTGCTGAGCATTAGATGATAACCGCTTTTTCTACGATTTCAGTAAGTCTCCAGCGTTTATCTTTCGAAAGCGGACGAGTCTCCATGATTTTCACCGTGTCACCGATTTTCGCAGTGTTTTCTTCGTCATGCGCTTTGAATTTTTTAGT
The window above is part of the Paenibacillus sp. 1781tsa1 genome. Proteins encoded here:
- the rpsQ gene encoding 30S ribosomal protein S17; protein product: MSEERNARKVQTGKVVSDKMDKTIVVAVETYKKHNLYHKRIKVTKKFKAHDEENTAKIGDTVKIMETRPLSKDKRWRLTEIVEKAVII